The following are encoded together in the Streptococcus oralis genome:
- a CDS encoding DarT ssDNA thymidine ADP-ribosyltransferase family protein gives MPYNNPYDLITKSRQIHRLCHFTHVSNLSNILKNGILSSRNIPYSKWNDKDRADGYTEYVCTSVELPNTYCLNNMVQKTGTNIEDWIIFKINPYIIDDTSLFCPVNAAKECGKYVSDGVEAYESIFLNDGWDRNSKWISSIPSNLQAEVLIKECIPVSQIEAIIFHENFFDDDIFKLVNQANIELRQSTDLFDSYKTLRWLNSGRVPFDFPVNLNDYRE, from the coding sequence ATGCCTTATAACAATCCATATGATTTAATTACTAAATCTAGACAAATCCATAGGCTTTGTCATTTCACACATGTTTCAAATTTAAGTAATATACTAAAAAATGGTATTTTGTCATCAAGAAATATTCCTTATAGTAAATGGAATGATAAAGATAGAGCTGATGGTTATACAGAGTACGTATGTACATCTGTAGAATTACCTAATACATATTGTTTGAATAACATGGTACAGAAAACCGGAACGAATATTGAAGACTGGATTATCTTTAAAATTAATCCTTATATTATTGACGATACAAGCCTGTTTTGCCCTGTCAATGCAGCTAAGGAATGTGGTAAATATGTGAGTGATGGAGTTGAAGCTTATGAATCTATATTTCTGAATGATGGATGGGATAGGAATTCTAAATGGATTTCTAGTATCCCTTCTAATTTACAGGCAGAAGTATTGATAAAAGAGTGCATTCCAGTTAGCCAAATTGAAGCTATTATTTTTCATGAAAATTTTTTTGACGATGATATCTTTAAATTAGTAAATCAAGCAAATATTGAGTTAAGACAATCAACAGATTTATTTGATAGTTACAAGACACTTAGATGGTTAAATAGTGGAAGAGTTCCATTCGACTTTCCAGTAAATTTAAATGATTATAGGGAGTAA
- a CDS encoding DUF6261 family protein: MTKIFNIRPLSYTNFTNREFESLMVDTGQVLEVFAKAHKDETMYSKHLDSFKSKLADFQGQLAIVEKKEATNLTEVDRNRDSALVGLFTLHRGFAKIKETKLKEAHEILKPVFAKYKDITKHSNDVETAEIKSLLKTLSEEPYHTAVTSLGLTPMLQAVISAQEDYDKVESQARAHKSAKEVGKTRQVRTELTSIYDLFMRYTAASAEAYPEKEHLTKLLKDLNTIRDSKRRLTGFNKKEKKVKTEEATQVAG; encoded by the coding sequence ATGACAAAAATATTCAATATCCGTCCGCTAAGCTATACCAACTTTACCAACCGTGAGTTTGAAAGTCTCATGGTAGACACGGGTCAAGTACTAGAAGTTTTTGCTAAGGCTCATAAGGACGAGACTATGTATAGTAAGCACCTTGATTCCTTCAAGAGCAAGCTAGCAGACTTCCAAGGCCAACTCGCTATCGTAGAAAAGAAAGAGGCGACGAACCTGACCGAAGTCGATCGCAATCGTGACAGCGCCCTAGTCGGTCTCTTTACTCTTCATCGAGGATTTGCTAAGATCAAGGAGACCAAACTCAAAGAAGCTCATGAGATCTTGAAACCAGTCTTTGCCAAGTACAAGGATATCACCAAGCACAGCAATGATGTGGAAACGGCAGAAATCAAGAGTTTGCTCAAAACCCTCAGTGAAGAACCCTACCACACGGCAGTGACCAGCCTAGGACTGACACCTATGCTACAGGCGGTGATCAGTGCGCAGGAAGACTATGATAAGGTGGAAAGTCAGGCGCGTGCGCATAAGTCTGCCAAGGAAGTCGGCAAGACCAGACAAGTCCGTACCGAACTAACCAGTATCTACGATCTCTTTATGCGCTATACCGCAGCCAGTGCAGAAGCCTATCCAGAAAAAGAACACCTGACTAAACTCCTTAAAGACCTGAATACAATCCGAGATAGTAAGCGACGATTGACTGGTTTCAATAAGAAGGAGAAGAAAGTGAAAACAGAAGAAGCGACACAAGTGGCAGGATAA